The Clostridium sporogenes genome contains a region encoding:
- a CDS encoding tetratricopeptide repeat protein, translated as MQKGNKFRNSFWSKFSVKTKLSIFIILVIVAVFSIYHNNFKQAKNNSINKNTENNISTKLENKAEKKNKDSKINKELENKCEKGRKLFFDKKYDEAIKIEDEVIKEDSNFYKAYNIKGIALCYSGNFQEGMKNIDKALDINPDYGYSRFNKALAYELYERFDEALKWYDKALDIEKYEWSYYGKASIYGRRGDVKNTVECLKKAIEISPGVKEEAKHEEDFEPVKNSQEFKALIK; from the coding sequence ATGCAAAAAGGAAATAAGTTTAGGAATAGTTTTTGGAGTAAGTTTTCAGTAAAAACCAAATTAAGCATATTTATAATATTAGTTATAGTAGCTGTATTTAGCATTTATCATAATAATTTTAAACAAGCTAAAAATAATAGTATCAATAAAAATACTGAAAATAATATCTCCACTAAATTAGAAAACAAAGCTGAGAAAAAGAATAAAGATAGCAAAATCAATAAAGAACTAGAGAATAAGTGTGAAAAAGGTAGAAAGCTATTTTTTGATAAAAAATATGATGAAGCTATAAAGATTGAGGATGAGGTTATAAAAGAAGATAGCAATTTTTATAAAGCATATAACATAAAAGGGATAGCATTATGTTATAGTGGAAATTTTCAAGAAGGTATGAAGAATATAGATAAAGCATTAGATATAAATCCTGATTATGGATATTCTAGGTTTAATAAGGCTTTGGCTTATGAATTATATGAAAGGTTTGATGAAGCTTTAAAATGGTATGATAAAGCTTTAGACATAGAAAAATATGAATGGAGTTATTATGGCAAAGCAAGTATTTATGGAAGAAGAGGGGACGTAAAAAATACAGTTGAATGCTTGAAAAAAGCTATAGAAATTTCTCCAGGAGTAAAAGAAGAAGCTAAACATGAAGAGGATTTTGAACCGGTAAAAAATTCCCAGGAATTTAAAGCTTTAATAAAATAG
- a CDS encoding Fe-S-containing hydro-lyase — protein sequence MKIKINTPLTADKIKSLKAGDMALITGTIYTARDAAHKRLVNYLEEGKDLPFEVKDSIIYYVGPTPAKPGMEIGAAGPTTSYRMDTYTPKLLNLGLKGMIGKGKRCKEVIESIVKNKAVYFGAIGGAAALISKSIKKSEVIAYEDLDSEAIRKLEVEDLPVIVIIDSKGNNLYESGVENYLKSL from the coding sequence ATGAAAATAAAAATAAATACTCCATTAACCGCGGATAAAATCAAAAGTTTAAAAGCAGGAGATATGGCCTTAATTACAGGTACAATATATACAGCTAGAGATGCAGCACATAAAAGATTAGTTAATTATTTAGAAGAAGGAAAAGACTTACCTTTTGAAGTTAAAGATTCAATAATATATTATGTTGGTCCTACTCCAGCTAAGCCTGGTATGGAAATAGGAGCGGCAGGTCCAACTACAAGTTATAGGATGGATACATATACGCCAAAACTATTGAATTTAGGATTAAAAGGTATGATAGGTAAAGGGAAAAGGTGTAAAGAGGTTATAGAATCTATAGTAAAAAATAAAGCAGTGTATTTTGGAGCAATAGGTGGAGCAGCAGCTTTGATATCTAAAAGCATAAAAAAATCAGAAGTTATAGCTTATGAAGACTTAGATTCAGAAGCTATTAGAAAGTTAGAAGTAGAAGATTTACCTGTTATTGTTATAATAGACTCCAAAGGGAACAATTTGTATGAATCTGGAGTGGAGAATTATTTGAAAAGCTTATAA
- a CDS encoding fumarate hydratase translates to MREISVNTIKKVVKKLCIEANYYLPKDVNDKIIQCKEEETWNIAKEVLQTIEENIHIAKEGNIPLCQDTGMACIFIEIGQDVHIIGGSLQDAINEGIAEGYKEGYLRKSVVSDPIERINTGDNTPAVIYYNIIQGDRIKITVAPKGFGSENMSKIAMLKPADGLEGIKDFILDVVKEGGPNPCPPIVVGVGIGGTFDKCAYLSKKALLRPIDSRNKNKFYKDLEEELLEKINGLGIGPQGFGGKTTALAVNIETFPTHIAGLPVAVNVSCHVTRHKEEII, encoded by the coding sequence ATGAGGGAAATATCAGTAAATACTATAAAAAAAGTAGTGAAAAAATTATGTATAGAAGCTAATTATTATTTGCCTAAAGATGTGAATGACAAAATAATACAATGTAAAGAAGAAGAAACTTGGAATATAGCTAAGGAAGTTTTACAAACTATAGAAGAAAATATACATATAGCTAAAGAGGGAAATATACCTTTATGCCAAGATACAGGCATGGCATGTATATTTATTGAAATAGGGCAAGATGTTCATATAATTGGAGGGTCTCTACAAGATGCTATTAATGAAGGTATAGCAGAAGGATACAAAGAAGGATATTTAAGAAAATCTGTAGTTAGTGACCCTATAGAAAGAATAAATACAGGAGACAATACTCCAGCAGTAATATATTACAATATAATTCAAGGGGACAGAATAAAAATAACTGTAGCTCCAAAGGGATTTGGATCAGAAAATATGAGTAAGATAGCTATGTTAAAGCCAGCAGACGGATTAGAGGGTATAAAAGATTTTATTTTAGATGTGGTTAAAGAAGGAGGGCCTAATCCATGTCCCCCTATAGTTGTAGGAGTTGGAATAGGAGGAACTTTTGATAAATGTGCTTATCTGTCTAAAAAGGCACTTTTAAGACCTATAGATTCGAGAAATAAAAATAAATTTTATAAGGATTTAGAGGAAGAATTGCTAGAAAAAATTAACGGCTTAGGTATAGGGCCTCAAGGTTTTGGTGGGAAAACTACCGCATTGGCAGTTAATATAGAAACTTTTCCAACCCATATAGCAGGTTTACCAGTAGCAGTAAATGTAAGTTGCCATGTTACTAGACACAAAGAGGAAATAATATAA
- the cwlD gene encoding N-acetylmuramoyl-L-alanine amidase CwlD encodes MKIYNKKLVLATLIIFISLGFIIKINAFSSSNSIKEKKIILIDPGHGGMDGGALAKDGTLEKDINLDISKILKKNLKKEGYKVVMTREDDSGLYSEDKGKRIRQKKIEDLNKRCEIKKTSECDMFISIHLNMFDQSKYYGAQVWYSNNEDSKKFAHILQNNLREQLDENNKRKEKAAKNSYKILRNNDEMPSVIVECGFLSNSMELDKLKSTDYQEKISKVIAKSVNDYFNDKE; translated from the coding sequence TTGAAGATTTATAATAAGAAATTAGTATTAGCAACTCTTATAATATTTATAAGTCTTGGTTTTATAATAAAGATTAATGCTTTTAGTAGCTCAAATAGTATTAAAGAAAAAAAGATTATTCTTATAGATCCAGGCCATGGTGGAATGGATGGAGGAGCATTAGCTAAAGATGGTACTTTAGAGAAGGATATAAATTTAGATATAAGTAAAATATTAAAGAAGAATCTTAAAAAAGAAGGCTATAAAGTTGTAATGACAAGAGAAGATGATAGTGGTCTATATTCAGAAGATAAAGGGAAAAGAATTAGACAGAAAAAAATAGAGGATTTGAACAAAAGATGTGAAATTAAAAAAACTAGTGAATGTGATATGTTTATAAGTATACATTTAAATATGTTTGATCAAAGTAAATACTATGGAGCTCAGGTATGGTATTCAAATAATGAAGATAGTAAAAAATTTGCACATATATTACAAAATAATTTAAGGGAGCAATTAGACGAAAATAATAAAAGAAAAGAAAAAGCAGCAAAAAATAGTTATAAAATATTAAGGAATAATGATGAAATGCCTTCAGTTATTGTAGAATGTGGTTTTTTATCTAATTCTATGGAATTAGATAAATTGAAAAGTACAGATTATCAAGAGAAGATATCAAAAGTTATAGCTAAATCAGTAAATGATTATTTCAATGATAAAGAGTAA
- a CDS encoding Na/Pi cotransporter family protein, with product MNVFAMLTGLIGGLGLFIYGMNLMGDGLQNVAGERVKVFFEKVTSNPVKGVLTGIVVTGVIQSSSATTVMVVGFVNAGLMTLTQAAGVIMGANIGTTVTGQLVAFNVTAGAPLFVGVGTAIVLFAKKKKTKEIGNIILGFGILFMGMDIMKNSMAPLGQSEAFKSLTLSLSHNVFLGIVVGMGMTAIVQSSSATIGILIALASNGVLPLSAAMPILFGDNIGTCVTALLASIGASKNARKAALFHLTFNVIGTVIFAFILVPLTPFVRVVTNLTPGDVGRQIANAHTIFNLLNTFIQIWFIKYIVAFVNKMIPGSDPYEKMAPKYIDERLLENPTIAINQTIKEVVRMANKAKENLQLSIDAFEKNDLELVSKVYENEKLINILNKSITTYLVKLNNLKLSDKQLNLVGSMFHVVNDIERIGDHAENIIDLTSEKIEKRIEFSDDATYDIKHLFNYTLDSLTRTIEGFESNDVERSQSVMYVEEKIDNLEEQLRETNIKRLNKGTCNANASAIFLDIINNFERVGDHCTNIAQTVINR from the coding sequence ATGAATGTATTTGCTATGTTAACAGGTCTTATTGGTGGGTTAGGTTTATTCATCTATGGCATGAACTTAATGGGAGATGGATTGCAAAATGTAGCAGGAGAAAGAGTAAAGGTTTTTTTTGAAAAAGTAACTTCTAACCCTGTAAAAGGGGTATTAACAGGTATAGTAGTAACAGGAGTAATCCAGAGTAGTAGTGCTACTACGGTTATGGTTGTTGGATTTGTAAATGCAGGTTTAATGACTTTAACACAAGCAGCAGGGGTTATTATGGGAGCCAATATAGGTACTACAGTTACAGGACAACTAGTTGCTTTTAATGTTACTGCTGGAGCTCCATTATTTGTAGGTGTAGGAACTGCAATAGTTTTATTTGCTAAGAAGAAAAAAACTAAAGAAATAGGTAATATAATACTAGGATTTGGTATATTATTCATGGGAATGGATATAATGAAAAATTCTATGGCTCCATTAGGCCAAAGCGAAGCTTTTAAAAGCTTAACGTTATCATTATCACATAATGTATTTTTAGGAATTGTTGTAGGTATGGGAATGACAGCTATAGTGCAAAGTTCCTCTGCTACCATAGGTATATTAATAGCTTTAGCAAGTAATGGAGTACTTCCATTATCAGCGGCAATGCCAATATTATTTGGGGACAACATAGGTACTTGTGTAACAGCACTATTAGCAAGTATTGGGGCATCTAAAAATGCAAGAAAGGCAGCTTTATTTCATTTAACCTTTAATGTTATAGGGACGGTAATATTTGCATTTATTTTAGTTCCATTAACTCCTTTTGTTAGAGTAGTTACTAATCTAACTCCAGGAGATGTAGGAAGACAAATTGCTAATGCACATACAATATTTAACTTACTTAATACATTTATACAAATATGGTTTATAAAATATATTGTTGCATTTGTTAATAAGATGATACCAGGTAGTGATCCATATGAAAAGATGGCTCCTAAGTACATAGACGAAAGATTATTAGAAAATCCTACAATAGCTATTAATCAAACCATAAAAGAAGTAGTAAGAATGGCAAATAAAGCTAAAGAAAATTTGCAATTATCCATAGATGCATTTGAAAAAAATGATTTAGAATTAGTAAGCAAAGTATATGAAAATGAAAAACTTATAAATATACTAAACAAGAGTATAACTACATATTTGGTTAAATTAAATAATTTAAAATTATCTGATAAACAGTTAAATTTAGTAGGTTCTATGTTTCATGTAGTAAATGATATAGAAAGAATAGGGGACCATGCGGAAAACATAATAGATTTAACTAGTGAAAAAATAGAAAAAAGAATTGAATTTTCAGATGATGCTACATATGATATAAAACATTTATTTAATTATACATTGGATTCATTAACAAGAACTATTGAAGGTTTTGAAAGTAATGATGTGGAAAGATCTCAAAGTGTTATGTATGTTGAAGAAAAAATAGATAATTTAGAAGAACAGTTAAGAGAAACTAATATAAAAAGATTAAATAAAGGGACTTGTAATGCCAATGCTAGTGCTATATTTTTAGATATTATAAATAATTTTGAAAGAGTTGGAGATCATTGTACCAATATAGCACAGACTGTTATAAACAGATAA
- the rpsI gene encoding 30S ribosomal protein S9: MAKVQYFGTGRRKKSVARVRLVAGDGKVIINNRDIENYFPIETLRVIVNQPLVLTETKDKYDILVNVHGGGFTGQAGAVRHGISRALVKADENMKPSLKKAGFLTRDPRMKERKKYGLKKARRSPQFSKR; this comes from the coding sequence ATGGCTAAAGTACAGTATTTTGGAACTGGAAGAAGAAAAAAATCAGTAGCAAGAGTAAGACTTGTAGCTGGAGATGGAAAAGTAATAATAAATAACAGAGATATAGAAAACTATTTTCCAATAGAAACATTAAGAGTAATAGTTAACCAACCACTAGTGTTAACAGAAACAAAGGATAAATATGATATATTAGTAAATGTTCACGGCGGTGGATTTACAGGTCAAGCAGGAGCAGTAAGACATGGTATATCTAGAGCTCTTGTAAAAGCTGATGAAAATATGAAACCATCATTAAAAAAAGCTGGTTTCTTAACAAGAGATCCAAGAATGAAAGAAAGAAAGAAATATGGATTAAAGAAAGCAAGAAGATCTCCACAATTCTCAAAGAGATAA
- the rplM gene encoding 50S ribosomal protein L13, with product MKSYIAKPHEVERKWYIVDAADKPLGRVASQVASILRGKHKPTYTPHVDTGDNVIVINVEKVVLTGKKLDQKLLRHHSLYPGGLKEIPYREAIAKKPEFVFEEAVRRMLPSGVLGRKMLKKLKVYKGAEHNQEAQKPEVLELRY from the coding sequence ATGAAATCATATATAGCTAAACCACATGAAGTTGAAAGAAAATGGTATATAGTGGACGCTGCTGATAAGCCATTAGGAAGAGTAGCTAGCCAAGTTGCATCAATATTAAGAGGTAAACATAAACCTACATATACACCACATGTTGATACAGGTGATAATGTAATAGTTATAAATGTTGAAAAAGTTGTATTAACAGGTAAAAAATTAGATCAAAAATTATTAAGACATCATTCATTATATCCAGGTGGATTAAAGGAAATACCATACAGAGAAGCGATAGCTAAAAAACCTGAGTTCGTATTTGAAGAAGCAGTTAGAAGAATGCTTCCAAGCGGAGTTTTAGGAAGAAAAATGTTAAAGAAATTAAAGGTTTATAAAGGAGCAGAACATAATCAAGAAGCTCAAAAACCAGAAGTATTAGAATTAAGATACTAA
- the truA gene encoding tRNA pseudouridine(38-40) synthase TruA — translation MKNIKLKLEYDGTNYCGWQKQKNEKFITLQGTLEKVISNITKEKVEITGASRTDSGVHAKGYICNFFTNSRIPPENLQKVINNNLPPDIVVLSSEEVSSEFHSRFCSKGKTYEYTILNKSEPIAIGRNYVFHFKHKLNIDKMRIASKYFIGTYDFSAFQTKGSSVKTSVRTISKFEINKSDDFIKFIITGNGFLYNMVRIIVGTLIEIGLNKREPEYIEYVIKSKDRRKAGKCVPSSGLCLKEVFY, via the coding sequence GTGAAAAATATAAAGTTAAAACTTGAATATGATGGAACAAATTATTGTGGATGGCAAAAACAAAAAAATGAAAAATTTATTACACTACAAGGTACGTTAGAGAAAGTTATAAGTAATATAACTAAAGAAAAAGTAGAAATTACAGGAGCAAGTAGAACAGATTCAGGGGTTCACGCTAAAGGGTATATATGTAATTTTTTTACCAATTCTAGAATACCACCTGAAAATTTACAAAAAGTAATTAATAATAATTTACCACCAGATATAGTAGTTTTAAGTTCAGAAGAAGTTAGCAGTGAATTTCATTCTAGATTTTGTAGTAAGGGGAAAACTTATGAATATACAATTTTAAATAAATCTGAACCTATAGCCATAGGCAGAAATTATGTTTTTCATTTTAAACATAAACTAAATATAGATAAAATGAGAATAGCATCAAAATATTTTATAGGAACATATGATTTTTCTGCGTTTCAAACAAAAGGAAGTAGTGTGAAAACTTCAGTAAGAACTATAAGTAAATTTGAAATAAATAAAAGCGATGATTTTATAAAATTTATAATTACAGGGAATGGTTTTCTTTATAACATGGTAAGAATAATAGTAGGTACATTGATAGAAATTGGATTAAATAAGAGAGAACCAGAATATATAGAGTATGTTATAAAATCAAAAGATAGAAGAAAAGCAGGTAAATGTGTGCCTTCATCTGGGCTGTGTTTAAAGGAAGTATTTTATTAA
- a CDS encoding energy-coupling factor transporter transmembrane component T family protein has protein sequence MIKDITIGQYIPGDSFVHKLDPRVKIIISLIYIIDLFIVNNFKGYIFIVLFTLVAILISQIKFKYIYKGLKPILILVIITAILNLFLTPGDTLLFKWKFITIYKEGVRLAIFMVLRLVFLIIGTSLLTLTTSPIELTDGIEKLLNPLRKIGVPAHELAMMMTIALRFIPTLMDETDKIMKAQMARGADFESGNLIQRAKNLIPLLVPLFISSFRRADELAMAMEARCYRGGEGRTRMKELSFSSRDYVAIAFTFILVILSIWSRMWT, from the coding sequence ATGATAAAGGATATAACAATAGGACAATATATACCAGGAGATTCTTTTGTGCATAAGTTAGATCCAAGAGTTAAGATAATTATATCCCTTATATATATAATTGACCTTTTCATAGTTAATAATTTTAAAGGGTATATATTTATAGTGCTATTTACTTTAGTAGCTATATTAATTTCTCAAATAAAATTTAAATATATATATAAGGGACTGAAACCTATACTTATATTAGTGATAATAACAGCTATTTTAAACCTATTTTTAACACCAGGAGATACATTATTGTTTAAATGGAAGTTTATTACTATATATAAGGAAGGGGTAAGATTAGCTATATTTATGGTCCTAAGATTAGTATTTTTAATAATAGGAACATCATTATTAACGCTAACAACATCGCCTATAGAACTTACAGATGGAATAGAAAAATTATTAAATCCATTAAGAAAAATAGGAGTCCCAGCTCATGAGCTTGCTATGATGATGACTATAGCCTTAAGATTTATACCAACACTTATGGATGAAACTGATAAAATTATGAAAGCACAAATGGCTAGAGGTGCAGATTTTGAGTCTGGTAATTTAATACAAAGGGCTAAAAATTTAATACCCTTATTAGTCCCACTTTTTATTAGTTCATTTAGACGAGCAGATGAATTAGCTATGGCTATGGAAGCAAGATGCTATAGGGGAGGAGAGGGAAGAACTAGGATGAAAGAACTTTCTTTTTCTTCAAGAGATTATGTAGCAATAGCATTTACTTTCATTTTAGTTATACTATCTATTTGGAGCAGGATGTGGACTTAG
- a CDS encoding energy-coupling factor transporter ATPase, with translation MSIKIENLIHVYMEGTPFEKKAIDNINITIEDGEFVALIGHTGSGKSTLIQHINGLLKPKSGNIIIDNVNIADKGVKLSSIRKKVGLVFQYPEYQLFEETIEKDIAFGPTNLGLNQEEILNRVKRAMNIVGLDYEAYKDKSPFELSGGQKRRVAIAGVVAMEPKILILDEPTAGLDPKARDDIYSKIQALRKEYNMTIILVSHSMEDVAKFADKILVMHKGKCVLQGKPCEVFKEIDALESIGLAAPEVTYLVQKLRKKGFKLPDNIYTIEKAKKELLKSLKSEGIIK, from the coding sequence ATGTCAATTAAAATAGAAAATTTAATACATGTATATATGGAAGGAACACCTTTCGAGAAAAAGGCAATAGATAATATAAATATAACCATAGAAGATGGAGAATTTGTTGCTTTAATTGGGCATACCGGTTCAGGTAAGTCTACATTAATTCAGCATATAAATGGGTTGCTAAAACCTAAATCAGGAAATATTATAATAGATAATGTAAATATAGCAGATAAAGGGGTAAAATTAAGTTCTATAAGAAAAAAAGTTGGACTTGTATTTCAATACCCTGAGTATCAACTATTTGAAGAAACTATAGAGAAAGATATTGCTTTTGGACCTACTAATTTAGGTTTAAATCAAGAAGAAATTTTAAATAGAGTAAAAAGAGCAATGAATATAGTAGGATTAGATTATGAAGCCTATAAGGATAAATCTCCATTTGAATTAAGTGGAGGTCAAAAGAGAAGGGTAGCCATAGCAGGAGTAGTAGCTATGGAACCTAAAATATTAATATTAGATGAGCCTACAGCGGGTTTAGACCCTAAAGCCAGAGATGATATATATAGTAAAATTCAAGCATTAAGAAAAGAATATAATATGACTATAATTCTTGTTTCACATAGCATGGAGGATGTTGCTAAGTTTGCAGATAAAATATTAGTTATGCATAAAGGGAAATGTGTACTACAAGGAAAACCTTGTGAAGTATTTAAAGAGATAGATGCTCTTGAAAGTATAGGATTAGCAGCCCCAGAGGTTACCTATTTAGTACAAAAATTAAGAAAAAAAGGTTTTAAGTTGCCAGATAATATTTATACTATAGAAAAAGCTAAAAAAGAATTATTAAAATCACTTAAAAGTGAGGGAATTATTAAATGA
- a CDS encoding energy-coupling factor transporter ATPase: MNEMIKCNNVTYKYESNKEDENTQKIALDNVNLTIKKGDFVVILGRNGSGKSTIAKHMNSLLIPSEGKVYVDNLDTGDLENTWNIRNKAGMVFQNPDNQIVATIVEEDVAFGPENLGIPQQEIRSRVDESLKKVNMYDYRRHAPHLLSGGQKQRVAIAGVLAMRPECIIFDEPTAMLDPSGRLEVINTIKEVNKKYGITIVLITHFMEEAVEADKVIVMDSAKVIKEGTPKEIFKEVEMMKEIGLDVPQMTEIAYYLRQHNVEIPSDILTIDEMVDELCQLK, from the coding sequence ATGAATGAGATGATTAAATGTAATAATGTTACATATAAGTATGAATCTAATAAAGAGGATGAAAATACTCAAAAGATTGCATTAGATAATGTTAATTTAACTATAAAAAAGGGTGACTTTGTAGTTATTTTAGGTAGAAATGGATCAGGCAAGTCAACTATAGCTAAGCACATGAATTCTCTTTTAATACCTTCAGAAGGTAAAGTGTATGTGGACAATTTGGATACTGGAGATTTAGAAAACACATGGAATATAAGAAATAAAGCTGGAATGGTTTTTCAAAATCCAGATAATCAAATTGTAGCTACTATAGTAGAAGAGGATGTAGCCTTTGGACCAGAAAATTTAGGAATTCCTCAGCAGGAAATAAGATCTAGGGTAGATGAGTCACTTAAGAAGGTAAATATGTATGACTATAGAAGACATGCACCACATTTACTATCTGGAGGACAAAAGCAAAGAGTAGCCATTGCTGGTGTATTAGCTATGAGACCAGAATGTATTATATTTGATGAACCTACAGCTATGTTAGATCCTTCAGGAAGATTAGAAGTAATTAATACCATTAAGGAAGTAAATAAAAAATATGGTATAACAATAGTTCTTATAACTCATTTTATGGAGGAAGCAGTAGAAGCAGATAAAGTTATAGTAATGGATTCTGCTAAAGTAATAAAAGAAGGAACTCCTAAGGAAATATTTAAAGAAGTAGAAATGATGAAAGAAATAGGGTTAGATGTACCTCAAATGACAGAAATAGCCTATTATTTGAGACAGCACAATGTGGAAATACCATCAGATATATTAACTATAGATGAAATGGTGGATGAATTATGTCAATTAAAATAG
- the rplQ gene encoding 50S ribosomal protein L17: MAGYRKLGRPTDQRKAMLRNLVTSFLKHGKIETTETRAKETRSIAEKMITLAKRGDLHARRQVLSFVTEEAVVQRLFEEIAPKYAERNGGYTRIYKVGPRRGDGAEVVILELV, encoded by the coding sequence ATGGCAGGATATCGTAAATTAGGTCGTCCAACTGATCAACGTAAAGCAATGCTTAGAAATCTTGTAACTAGTTTTTTAAAGCATGGTAAAATAGAAACTACAGAAACTAGAGCTAAAGAAACTAGAAGTATTGCTGAAAAAATGATAACCCTTGCAAAGAGAGGAGATCTTCATGCAAGAAGACAAGTACTTTCTTTTGTAACAGAAGAAGCAGTAGTACAAAGACTATTTGAAGAAATAGCTCCTAAGTATGCTGAAAGAAATGGTGGATACACAAGAATATATAAAGTTGGCCCAAGAAGAGGCGACGGAGCTGAAGTAGTTATACTAGAATTAGTATAA
- a CDS encoding DNA-directed RNA polymerase subunit alpha, with protein MLEIEKPKIECVENAEDGSYGKFVIEPLERGYGITLGNALRRILLSSLPGVAADHIKIDSVLHEFSTVQGVKEDVTELILNIKCLALTMNGEGPKTIYIDEVGPKEVTAADIKTDGDVEVINKDLHIATLDENGKMYMEINVNRGRGYVTQNKNKTKDMPIGSIAVDSIYTPVKRVNFSVENTRVGQITDYDKLTIEVWTNGTIRPEEAVSLSAKILIEHFKLFMTLTDHADDMEIMVEKEEDKKEKVLEMTIEELDLSVRSYNCLKRAGINTVQELCERSMDDMMKVRNLGKKSLEEVEQKLEALGLGLRKSED; from the coding sequence ATGTTAGAAATAGAAAAGCCAAAAATAGAATGTGTTGAAAATGCTGAAGATGGTTCATATGGTAAATTTGTCATTGAACCATTAGAAAGAGGTTATGGAATAACTCTTGGTAATGCTTTGAGAAGAATTCTTTTATCGTCATTACCTGGAGTTGCTGCAGACCATATAAAAATTGATAGTGTTCTTCATGAGTTTTCAACAGTACAAGGTGTAAAAGAGGATGTTACGGAATTAATTCTTAACATCAAATGTTTAGCACTTACTATGAATGGAGAGGGTCCAAAAACTATATATATAGATGAAGTTGGACCTAAAGAAGTTACAGCAGCTGATATCAAAACAGACGGAGATGTTGAAGTAATAAACAAAGATTTACATATAGCAACCCTTGACGAAAATGGTAAAATGTATATGGAAATCAACGTTAATCGTGGTAGGGGCTATGTAACTCAAAATAAAAACAAAACTAAGGATATGCCAATAGGAAGTATAGCAGTGGATTCAATTTATACACCTGTTAAAAGAGTTAACTTTTCCGTTGAAAATACTAGAGTTGGTCAAATAACAGACTATGATAAATTGACTATAGAAGTTTGGACTAATGGAACTATAAGACCAGAAGAAGCTGTAAGTTTATCAGCTAAAATTCTTATAGAACACTTTAAGTTATTTATGACTTTAACTGATCATGCAGATGATATGGAAATCATGGTTGAAAAAGAAGAAGATAAGAAAGAAAAGGTTCTAGAAATGACAATTGAAGAACTAGATCTTTCAGTAAGAAGTTATAACTGCTTAAAGAGAGCTGGAATAAATACGGTTCAAGAACTATGCGAAAGAAGCATGGATGATATGATGAAAGTTAGAAACCTTGGTAAAAAGTCCTTAGAAGAAGTAGAACAAAAGTTAGAAGCTTTAGGATTAGGTTTAAGAAAAAGTGAAGATTAG
- the rpsD gene encoding 30S ribosomal protein S4: MARYTGATCRLCRREGLKLFLKGDRCYTDKCAFARRGYAPGQHGQSRKKVSNYGLQLREKQKAKRIYGILERQFRGYYEEADRRRGITGENLLRLLEMRLDNVVFRLGYGNSRTEARQLVTHGHFLINGKKVDIPSYQVSANDVITVCDKSKATEKFKTFAENPKTLPAWLSGNVEGFEGKVERQPAREDIDVPVNETLIVELYSK, encoded by the coding sequence ATGGCTAGATATACTGGAGCAACTTGCAGACTTTGCAGAAGAGAAGGATTAAAACTATTCCTTAAGGGAGATAGATGTTATACAGATAAATGCGCATTCGCTAGAAGAGGATACGCACCAGGACAACATGGTCAAAGTAGAAAAAAAGTATCTAACTATGGATTACAATTAAGAGAAAAACAAAAAGCTAAGAGAATTTATGGTATCTTAGAACGTCAATTTAGAGGATATTATGAAGAAGCTGATAGAAGAAGAGGAATAACAGGTGAAAACTTGTTAAGACTTTTAGAAATGAGATTAGACAATGTAGTATTTAGATTAGGATATGGCAACTCAAGAACAGAAGCTAGACAATTAGTTACTCATGGACATTTTTTAATTAATGGTAAAAAAGTAGATATACCATCATACCAAGTTTCAGCTAATGATGTTATAACAGTATGTGATAAGAGTAAAGCAACAGAAAAATTCAAAACTTTTGCAGAAAATCCAAAAACATTACCAGCATGGTTATCAGGAAATGTTGAAGGATTTGAAGGCAAAGTAGAAAGACAACCAGCAAGAGAAGATATAGATGTACCTGTTAACGAAACATTAATAGTTGAGTTATACAGCAAATAA